From the Montipora capricornis isolate CH-2021 chromosome 2, ASM3666992v2, whole genome shotgun sequence genome, one window contains:
- the LOC138038524 gene encoding cartilage oligomeric matrix protein-like isoform X3: MNMEKLLSLLLYVLCWRTLFALEIDLLSPISGSSEDLNVRKPLGSVGYLFGRGNKKIQAKEELLQDVIYNIEANGEFIIYASIRLISSRAGALFSISHSQRKLLLLDLFAKGMGSTTKLILRYRSTSDTAENVVFKDLNELGDRKYHTIILHISDVMEDNGNKISSITLYVDCKPVGKAETVSPISSIFSYKGTLLSRLEFRIAQRGFGNKIHTQWGGIIERMSLIFKRPITDLFNGPECGTGLGALKVPQKAPQEPKETVDSGPFSHEVVYDLIGLIKDLRYDLSMQVAEIKYLRNLVQNCQMCRVQDFCRFKPCFPGVPCFNDPATMQGFECGECPLGMVGDGINCTDIDECTLGDPCHPRTMCQNRSPGYWCPPCPVGYSGNEIHGIGLYAARTNKQACTDIDECAENPCAKEVKCVNTNGSFECGDCPPGYTGDPRSSCYYLSYCDPDDPKSNPCSQYAKCIRLDSGRDYMCECRRTYAGNGHFCAQDLDLDGYADVELNCSDKECRKDNCVLIKNPDQSDADNDGIGDVCDDDLDGDGIGNDQDNCPRFANPAQYNNDGDLFGNDCDNCPFVSNSHQRDLDEDDVGDACDKDIDGDGVINSIDNCPTIYNPQQGDRDSDTVGDVCDNCPSFRNRRQYDIDDDGLGDACDTGRDDDNDGVDDMVDNCRGVTNPDQIDNDKDEQGDACDNDDDDDGVLDRSDNCQLVPNPTQRDLNDNGLGDPCDGDFDDDKVPDAEDACSVNHHCRRTDFTNLLKVNLSPYESTSRPAIWVVDSTGTKVEETEDSDPAIAVGEMRFGGVDFSGTLHVATTQDDDFVGIVFSYQNNRQFYLVSWKQSDQVYWEVKPLRAEGVKGVHVKLVNSDTGPGDALRNAIWHSGDVEGQTKELWRDPKEKGWEDKTDYDWELIHRPKKGLIRLKVFLKGEIIVDTGYIIDKTLRGGRVGLYVFSQSNVIWKNLSYRCNDRMPSDYQPQISTN; the protein is encoded by the exons AAATTGACTTGCTCTCTCCCATATCCGGATCTTCTGAGGACTTAAACGTCAGAAAGCCACTTGGGTCGGTTGGATATCTCTTTGGCCGAGGTAATaaaaaaatccaagcaaaggAGGAACTTCTTCAAGACGTCATCTACAATATTGAGGCAAATGGcgaatttattatatatgcttCCATCCGGCTTATATCTTCAAGAGCGGGTGCCTTGTTCTCCATTTCGCACAGTCAAAGGAAACTCTTACTATTAGACTTGTTTGCGAAAGGAATGGGCTCCACTACCAAACTCATTTTAAGATACAGGTCAACCAGTGACACGGCCGAGAATGTTGTCTTCAAGGATTTGAATGAACTGGGTGACAGAAAATACCACACCATAATCCTCCACATTTCGGATGTAATGGAGGACAATGGAAATAAGATTTCTTCGATAACACTTTATGTAGATTGTAAACCAGTTGGAAAAGCGGAGACCGTTTCGCCGATCTCTTCAATATTTTCTTACAAAGGCACTTTGCTCTCTCGACTGGAATTCAGAATAGCACAGCGGGGATTTGGAAATAAAATTCACACTCAATGGGGG GGCATCATAGAGAGGATGTCTCTAATCTTCAAGCGGCCCATAACTGACCTCTTCAATGGACCAGAATGCGGCACAGGTCTTGGAGCAT TGAAAGTTCCACAAAAAGCCCCGCAAGAACCCAAAGAAACGGTGGATTCCGGCCCTTTTTCCCACGAGGTCGTTTACGATTTGATAGGTCTCATAAAGGATCTTCGATACGACCTTTCAATGCAG GTGGCCGAAATCAAGTATTTACGAAACTTGGTGCAAAATTGCCAAATGTGCAGAG tccaAGACTTCTGTCGTTTCAAGCCTTGCTTTCCTGGAGTACCTTGCTTCAATGATCCAGCCACTATGCAAGGATTTGAGTGCGGTGAATGCCCGCTCGGGATGGTTGGAGACGGTATCAACTGCACAGACATCGATGAG TGCACGCTTGGTGACCCTTGCCATCCAAGAACCATGTGCCAAAATAGAAGTCCCGGATACTGGTGTCCGCCATGCCCTGTTGGGTACTCTGGCAACGAGATCCATGGTATCGGATTGTACGCAGCCAGGACCAATAAGCAG GCTTGCACGGATATTGATGAGTGCGCAGAAAACCCGTGTGCTAAAGAAGTAAAATGCGTCAACACAAAT GGATCATTTGAATGTGGAGATTGTCCTCCTGGTTACACAGGCGACCCAAGATCTTCATGTTACTATTTAAGCTACTGTGACCCTGACGATCCGAAAAGCAATCCATGCAGTCAATACGCTAAATGCATTCGATTAGATAGTGGCCGAGACTACATGTGCGAG TGTCGTAGAACATACGCTGGAAATGGTCATTTCTGTGCCCAGGATTTAGACCTTGATGGTTACGCCGATGTTGAGCTCAACTGTTCGGATAAAGAATGCCGTAAG GACAACTGTGTGTTGATTAAGAATCCCGATCAATCAGATGCTGATAATGACGGCATCGGAGATGTTTGTGATGACGATCTGGATGGCGACGGTATAGGAAATGACCAG GACAATTGTCCTCGTTTTGCTAATCCAGCACAGTATAATAACGATGGAGATTTGTTTGGAAATGACTGCGATAACTGCCCGTTTGTCAGCAACTCGCATCAAAGAGATCTCGACGAAGATGATGTCGGAGACGCTTGCGACAAAGACATTGATGGAGATG GAGTCATTAATTCCATTGACAACTGTCCAACGATATATAATCCTCAACAAGGCGATAGGGACAGCGACACAGTTGGCGATGTTTGTGATAACTGTCCTTCATTCCGAAACCGTAGACAG TATGATATAGACGATGATGGACTTGGAGATGCGTGTGACACAGGTCGTGACGATGACAATGATGGCGTCGATGACATGGTAGACAACTGCAGAGGGGTGACCAACCCAGATCAAATAGACAACGACAAAGATGAACAAG GTGATGCCtgtgataacgatgatgatgatgacggcGTTCTGGACAGAAGTGATAACTGTCAGTTGGTACCCAATCCCACCCAACGAGATTTGAACG ACAACGGATTAGGGGACCCCTGTGACGGCGATTTTGATGACGATAAAGTCCCGGATGCAGAGGATGCTTGTTCTGTAAACCATCACTGTAGGCGAACAGATTTCACCAATTTATTGAAGGTCAATCTGAGTCCTTATGAATCTACGAGCAGACCGGCTATTTGGGTCGTCGATTCCACG GGAACCAAGGTAGAAGAAACAGAAGACAGCGATCCTGCAATTGCCGTTG GGGAAATGCGGTTCGGAGGTGTCGATTTCTCGGGAACTTTACACGTTGCTACGACACAGGACGACGATTTCGTTGGAATTGTGTTCAGTTACCAAAACAACAGACAGTTTTACCTCGTGTCGTGGAAGCAGAGTGACCAAGTGTATTGGGAAGTGAAACCATTGAGAGCGGAAGGTGTGAAAGGAGTTCATGTTAAG cTTGTTAACTCTGATACGGGTCCAGGAGATGCCCTCAGAAATGCAATATGGCATTCTGGTGATGTTGAAGGACAG ACTAAAGAACTCTGGCGGGATCCTAAGGAAAAAGGATGGGAAGACAAAACAGATTACGATTGGGAACTAATTCATCGACCAAAGAAAGGATTGATAAG ACTTAAAGTATTTTTGAAAGGAGAAATAATAGTAGACACAGGATATATCATCGACAAGACCCTCAGAGGCGGAAGGGTTGGATTGTATGTGTTTTCACAATCAAACGTGATATGGAAGAACCTCTCTTACAGGTGCAACG ACCGTATGCCGAGCGACTACCAACCTCAAatctcaaccaactga
- the LOC138038524 gene encoding cartilage oligomeric matrix protein-like isoform X4 encodes MNMEKLLSLLLYVLCWRTLFALEIDLLSPISGSSEDLNVRKPLGSVGYLFGRGNKKIQAKEELLQDVIYNIEANGEFIIYASIRLISSRAGALFSISHSQRKLLLLDLFAKGMGSTTKLILRYRSTSDTAENVVFKDLNELGDRKYHTIILHISDVMEDNGNKISSITLYVDCKPVGKAETVSPISSIFSYKGTLLSRLEFRIAQRGFGNKIHTQWGGIIERMSLIFKRPITDLFNGPECGTVKVPQKAPQEPKETVDSGPFSHEVVYDLIGLIKDLRYDLSMQVAEIKYLRNLVQNCQMCRVQDFCRFKPCFPGVPCFNDPATMQGFECGECPLGMVGDGINCTDIDECTLGDPCHPRTMCQNRSPGYWCPPCPVGYSGNEIHGIGLYAARTNKQACTDIDECAENPCAKEVKCVNTNGSFECGDCPPGYTGDPRSSCYYLSYCDPDDPKSNPCSQYAKCIRLDSGRDYMCECRRTYAGNGHFCAQDLDLDGYADVELNCSDKECRKDNCVLIKNPDQSDADNDGIGDVCDDDLDGDGIGNDQDNCPRFANPAQYNNDGDLFGNDCDNCPFVSNSHQRDLDEDDVGDACDKDIDGDGVINSIDNCPTIYNPQQGDRDSDTVGDVCDNCPSFRNRRQYDIDDDGLGDACDTGRDDDNDGVDDMVDNCRGVTNPDQIDNDKDEQGDACDNDDDDDGVLDRSDNCQLVPNPTQRDLNDNGLGDPCDGDFDDDKVPDAEDACSVNHHCRRTDFTNLLKVNLSPYESTSRPAIWVVDSTGTKVEETEDSDPAIAVGEMRFGGVDFSGTLHVATTQDDDFVGIVFSYQNNRQFYLVSWKQSDQVYWEVKPLRAEGVKGVHVKLVNSDTGPGDALRNAIWHSGDVEGQTKELWRDPKEKGWEDKTDYDWELIHRPKKGLIRLKVFLKGEIIVDTGYIIDKTLRGGRVGLYVFSQSNVIWKNLSYRCNDRMPSDYQPQISTN; translated from the exons AAATTGACTTGCTCTCTCCCATATCCGGATCTTCTGAGGACTTAAACGTCAGAAAGCCACTTGGGTCGGTTGGATATCTCTTTGGCCGAGGTAATaaaaaaatccaagcaaaggAGGAACTTCTTCAAGACGTCATCTACAATATTGAGGCAAATGGcgaatttattatatatgcttCCATCCGGCTTATATCTTCAAGAGCGGGTGCCTTGTTCTCCATTTCGCACAGTCAAAGGAAACTCTTACTATTAGACTTGTTTGCGAAAGGAATGGGCTCCACTACCAAACTCATTTTAAGATACAGGTCAACCAGTGACACGGCCGAGAATGTTGTCTTCAAGGATTTGAATGAACTGGGTGACAGAAAATACCACACCATAATCCTCCACATTTCGGATGTAATGGAGGACAATGGAAATAAGATTTCTTCGATAACACTTTATGTAGATTGTAAACCAGTTGGAAAAGCGGAGACCGTTTCGCCGATCTCTTCAATATTTTCTTACAAAGGCACTTTGCTCTCTCGACTGGAATTCAGAATAGCACAGCGGGGATTTGGAAATAAAATTCACACTCAATGGGGG GGCATCATAGAGAGGATGTCTCTAATCTTCAAGCGGCCCATAACTGACCTCTTCAATGGACCAGAATGCGGCACAG TGAAAGTTCCACAAAAAGCCCCGCAAGAACCCAAAGAAACGGTGGATTCCGGCCCTTTTTCCCACGAGGTCGTTTACGATTTGATAGGTCTCATAAAGGATCTTCGATACGACCTTTCAATGCAG GTGGCCGAAATCAAGTATTTACGAAACTTGGTGCAAAATTGCCAAATGTGCAGAG tccaAGACTTCTGTCGTTTCAAGCCTTGCTTTCCTGGAGTACCTTGCTTCAATGATCCAGCCACTATGCAAGGATTTGAGTGCGGTGAATGCCCGCTCGGGATGGTTGGAGACGGTATCAACTGCACAGACATCGATGAG TGCACGCTTGGTGACCCTTGCCATCCAAGAACCATGTGCCAAAATAGAAGTCCCGGATACTGGTGTCCGCCATGCCCTGTTGGGTACTCTGGCAACGAGATCCATGGTATCGGATTGTACGCAGCCAGGACCAATAAGCAG GCTTGCACGGATATTGATGAGTGCGCAGAAAACCCGTGTGCTAAAGAAGTAAAATGCGTCAACACAAAT GGATCATTTGAATGTGGAGATTGTCCTCCTGGTTACACAGGCGACCCAAGATCTTCATGTTACTATTTAAGCTACTGTGACCCTGACGATCCGAAAAGCAATCCATGCAGTCAATACGCTAAATGCATTCGATTAGATAGTGGCCGAGACTACATGTGCGAG TGTCGTAGAACATACGCTGGAAATGGTCATTTCTGTGCCCAGGATTTAGACCTTGATGGTTACGCCGATGTTGAGCTCAACTGTTCGGATAAAGAATGCCGTAAG GACAACTGTGTGTTGATTAAGAATCCCGATCAATCAGATGCTGATAATGACGGCATCGGAGATGTTTGTGATGACGATCTGGATGGCGACGGTATAGGAAATGACCAG GACAATTGTCCTCGTTTTGCTAATCCAGCACAGTATAATAACGATGGAGATTTGTTTGGAAATGACTGCGATAACTGCCCGTTTGTCAGCAACTCGCATCAAAGAGATCTCGACGAAGATGATGTCGGAGACGCTTGCGACAAAGACATTGATGGAGATG GAGTCATTAATTCCATTGACAACTGTCCAACGATATATAATCCTCAACAAGGCGATAGGGACAGCGACACAGTTGGCGATGTTTGTGATAACTGTCCTTCATTCCGAAACCGTAGACAG TATGATATAGACGATGATGGACTTGGAGATGCGTGTGACACAGGTCGTGACGATGACAATGATGGCGTCGATGACATGGTAGACAACTGCAGAGGGGTGACCAACCCAGATCAAATAGACAACGACAAAGATGAACAAG GTGATGCCtgtgataacgatgatgatgatgacggcGTTCTGGACAGAAGTGATAACTGTCAGTTGGTACCCAATCCCACCCAACGAGATTTGAACG ACAACGGATTAGGGGACCCCTGTGACGGCGATTTTGATGACGATAAAGTCCCGGATGCAGAGGATGCTTGTTCTGTAAACCATCACTGTAGGCGAACAGATTTCACCAATTTATTGAAGGTCAATCTGAGTCCTTATGAATCTACGAGCAGACCGGCTATTTGGGTCGTCGATTCCACG GGAACCAAGGTAGAAGAAACAGAAGACAGCGATCCTGCAATTGCCGTTG GGGAAATGCGGTTCGGAGGTGTCGATTTCTCGGGAACTTTACACGTTGCTACGACACAGGACGACGATTTCGTTGGAATTGTGTTCAGTTACCAAAACAACAGACAGTTTTACCTCGTGTCGTGGAAGCAGAGTGACCAAGTGTATTGGGAAGTGAAACCATTGAGAGCGGAAGGTGTGAAAGGAGTTCATGTTAAG cTTGTTAACTCTGATACGGGTCCAGGAGATGCCCTCAGAAATGCAATATGGCATTCTGGTGATGTTGAAGGACAG ACTAAAGAACTCTGGCGGGATCCTAAGGAAAAAGGATGGGAAGACAAAACAGATTACGATTGGGAACTAATTCATCGACCAAAGAAAGGATTGATAAG ACTTAAAGTATTTTTGAAAGGAGAAATAATAGTAGACACAGGATATATCATCGACAAGACCCTCAGAGGCGGAAGGGTTGGATTGTATGTGTTTTCACAATCAAACGTGATATGGAAGAACCTCTCTTACAGGTGCAACG ACCGTATGCCGAGCGACTACCAACCTCAAatctcaaccaactga
- the LOC138038524 gene encoding cartilage oligomeric matrix protein-like isoform X2: MNMEKLLSLLLYVLCWRTLFALEIDLLSPISGSSEDLNVRKPLGSVGYLFGRGNKKIQAKEELLQDVIYNIEANGEFIIYASIRLISSRAGALFSISHSQRKLLLLDLFAKGMGSTTKLILRYRSTSDTAENVVFKDLNELGDRKYHTIILHISDVMEDNGNKISSITLYVDCKPVGKAETVSPISSIFSYKGTLLSRLEFRIAQRGFGNKIHTQWGGIIERMSLIFKRPITDLFNGPECGTVRPKISTRVFCHFTVKVPQKAPQEPKETVDSGPFSHEVVYDLIGLIKDLRYDLSMQVAEIKYLRNLVQNCQMCRVQDFCRFKPCFPGVPCFNDPATMQGFECGECPLGMVGDGINCTDIDECTLGDPCHPRTMCQNRSPGYWCPPCPVGYSGNEIHGIGLYAARTNKQACTDIDECAENPCAKEVKCVNTNGSFECGDCPPGYTGDPRSSCYYLSYCDPDDPKSNPCSQYAKCIRLDSGRDYMCECRRTYAGNGHFCAQDLDLDGYADVELNCSDKECRKDNCVLIKNPDQSDADNDGIGDVCDDDLDGDGIGNDQDNCPRFANPAQYNNDGDLFGNDCDNCPFVSNSHQRDLDEDDVGDACDKDIDGDGVINSIDNCPTIYNPQQGDRDSDTVGDVCDNCPSFRNRRQYDIDDDGLGDACDTGRDDDNDGVDDMVDNCRGVTNPDQIDNDKDEQGDACDNDDDDDGVLDRSDNCQLVPNPTQRDLNDNGLGDPCDGDFDDDKVPDAEDACSVNHHCRRTDFTNLLKVNLSPYESTSRPAIWVVDSTGTKVEETEDSDPAIAVGEMRFGGVDFSGTLHVATTQDDDFVGIVFSYQNNRQFYLVSWKQSDQVYWEVKPLRAEGVKGVHVKLVNSDTGPGDALRNAIWHSGDVEGQTKELWRDPKEKGWEDKTDYDWELIHRPKKGLIRLKVFLKGEIIVDTGYIIDKTLRGGRVGLYVFSQSNVIWKNLSYRCNDRMPSDYQPQISTN, from the exons AAATTGACTTGCTCTCTCCCATATCCGGATCTTCTGAGGACTTAAACGTCAGAAAGCCACTTGGGTCGGTTGGATATCTCTTTGGCCGAGGTAATaaaaaaatccaagcaaaggAGGAACTTCTTCAAGACGTCATCTACAATATTGAGGCAAATGGcgaatttattatatatgcttCCATCCGGCTTATATCTTCAAGAGCGGGTGCCTTGTTCTCCATTTCGCACAGTCAAAGGAAACTCTTACTATTAGACTTGTTTGCGAAAGGAATGGGCTCCACTACCAAACTCATTTTAAGATACAGGTCAACCAGTGACACGGCCGAGAATGTTGTCTTCAAGGATTTGAATGAACTGGGTGACAGAAAATACCACACCATAATCCTCCACATTTCGGATGTAATGGAGGACAATGGAAATAAGATTTCTTCGATAACACTTTATGTAGATTGTAAACCAGTTGGAAAAGCGGAGACCGTTTCGCCGATCTCTTCAATATTTTCTTACAAAGGCACTTTGCTCTCTCGACTGGAATTCAGAATAGCACAGCGGGGATTTGGAAATAAAATTCACACTCAATGGGGG GGCATCATAGAGAGGATGTCTCTAATCTTCAAGCGGCCCATAACTGACCTCTTCAATGGACCAGAATGCGGCACAG TACGACCAAAGATCTCTACGAGGGTATTCTGCCACTTCACTG TGAAAGTTCCACAAAAAGCCCCGCAAGAACCCAAAGAAACGGTGGATTCCGGCCCTTTTTCCCACGAGGTCGTTTACGATTTGATAGGTCTCATAAAGGATCTTCGATACGACCTTTCAATGCAG GTGGCCGAAATCAAGTATTTACGAAACTTGGTGCAAAATTGCCAAATGTGCAGAG tccaAGACTTCTGTCGTTTCAAGCCTTGCTTTCCTGGAGTACCTTGCTTCAATGATCCAGCCACTATGCAAGGATTTGAGTGCGGTGAATGCCCGCTCGGGATGGTTGGAGACGGTATCAACTGCACAGACATCGATGAG TGCACGCTTGGTGACCCTTGCCATCCAAGAACCATGTGCCAAAATAGAAGTCCCGGATACTGGTGTCCGCCATGCCCTGTTGGGTACTCTGGCAACGAGATCCATGGTATCGGATTGTACGCAGCCAGGACCAATAAGCAG GCTTGCACGGATATTGATGAGTGCGCAGAAAACCCGTGTGCTAAAGAAGTAAAATGCGTCAACACAAAT GGATCATTTGAATGTGGAGATTGTCCTCCTGGTTACACAGGCGACCCAAGATCTTCATGTTACTATTTAAGCTACTGTGACCCTGACGATCCGAAAAGCAATCCATGCAGTCAATACGCTAAATGCATTCGATTAGATAGTGGCCGAGACTACATGTGCGAG TGTCGTAGAACATACGCTGGAAATGGTCATTTCTGTGCCCAGGATTTAGACCTTGATGGTTACGCCGATGTTGAGCTCAACTGTTCGGATAAAGAATGCCGTAAG GACAACTGTGTGTTGATTAAGAATCCCGATCAATCAGATGCTGATAATGACGGCATCGGAGATGTTTGTGATGACGATCTGGATGGCGACGGTATAGGAAATGACCAG GACAATTGTCCTCGTTTTGCTAATCCAGCACAGTATAATAACGATGGAGATTTGTTTGGAAATGACTGCGATAACTGCCCGTTTGTCAGCAACTCGCATCAAAGAGATCTCGACGAAGATGATGTCGGAGACGCTTGCGACAAAGACATTGATGGAGATG GAGTCATTAATTCCATTGACAACTGTCCAACGATATATAATCCTCAACAAGGCGATAGGGACAGCGACACAGTTGGCGATGTTTGTGATAACTGTCCTTCATTCCGAAACCGTAGACAG TATGATATAGACGATGATGGACTTGGAGATGCGTGTGACACAGGTCGTGACGATGACAATGATGGCGTCGATGACATGGTAGACAACTGCAGAGGGGTGACCAACCCAGATCAAATAGACAACGACAAAGATGAACAAG GTGATGCCtgtgataacgatgatgatgatgacggcGTTCTGGACAGAAGTGATAACTGTCAGTTGGTACCCAATCCCACCCAACGAGATTTGAACG ACAACGGATTAGGGGACCCCTGTGACGGCGATTTTGATGACGATAAAGTCCCGGATGCAGAGGATGCTTGTTCTGTAAACCATCACTGTAGGCGAACAGATTTCACCAATTTATTGAAGGTCAATCTGAGTCCTTATGAATCTACGAGCAGACCGGCTATTTGGGTCGTCGATTCCACG GGAACCAAGGTAGAAGAAACAGAAGACAGCGATCCTGCAATTGCCGTTG GGGAAATGCGGTTCGGAGGTGTCGATTTCTCGGGAACTTTACACGTTGCTACGACACAGGACGACGATTTCGTTGGAATTGTGTTCAGTTACCAAAACAACAGACAGTTTTACCTCGTGTCGTGGAAGCAGAGTGACCAAGTGTATTGGGAAGTGAAACCATTGAGAGCGGAAGGTGTGAAAGGAGTTCATGTTAAG cTTGTTAACTCTGATACGGGTCCAGGAGATGCCCTCAGAAATGCAATATGGCATTCTGGTGATGTTGAAGGACAG ACTAAAGAACTCTGGCGGGATCCTAAGGAAAAAGGATGGGAAGACAAAACAGATTACGATTGGGAACTAATTCATCGACCAAAGAAAGGATTGATAAG ACTTAAAGTATTTTTGAAAGGAGAAATAATAGTAGACACAGGATATATCATCGACAAGACCCTCAGAGGCGGAAGGGTTGGATTGTATGTGTTTTCACAATCAAACGTGATATGGAAGAACCTCTCTTACAGGTGCAACG ACCGTATGCCGAGCGACTACCAACCTCAAatctcaaccaactga